A segment of the Synechococcus sp. MEDNS5 genome:
CAGCGGTTGACAAGTGATTCAGGCATGAGTACAAACGTATTATTCGCCATTCAGTTGTGACCGGTTCTTGTCTTTCTCTGGTGTCATCCCAGAACTCCATGCTGCCGCGTCGTGAGCCGATCCGCAGGGCTCATGCCGTAGGTCGTCAGGACACTGGCCTGCTGCGTGGTGTGATGGCCGCCGCAGCGGCTGCACTGGTAAGCGGAGCTTTTCTGCTGGCTCCAGAGCAGCCGGAGCAGCAGGCTTCAATCTGCCAACAGCATCACTCAGTGGATGCCTGCCGGGTTTGGTGATCAGGCCGCCTGGAAGGCCCAGTCGCTGTCGTCTTGTGGATTGGTTAAAGGCGAGTCTGCGTTTGTGGCGTTGGCAGTTGTTTGTTGAAGATCAGGTTGGGCCCACTGCAGCAAGCGCAGTGCCAGGCGCAGATCGCCATCCATCCAGGCTCGGATCGCCATGGCACGGCGCGGATCATAGAAACGCTGACGCCGATACCAATCGAATGCATCAGCATCTGATTTGTGACCGTTGCAGGATAAACAAGCGGGTACGCAATTTTCAGTAATGCTTAGCCCGCCGCGACTTCTCGGCAATACATGATCGATTGATTCAGAAGGTTTGCCGCAATAAATACAGCTTTTGCCGGTGTAAGTATGGAGTGATTGACGCCACCTTCGGACACGTAATTTAGGACAGAGATCTTCGAGAAAGACTGCATCTCTGTTGTGCATCCGAATCATTCGGTTGCTTGAAGTTTGCCGCGACCGACTCCATCGTCAATGTGTTGAAGACTGCATTTTTGCGATTTCGTTGTGAGCGCTTACAGGAGGTGTCTGGCCCCTTGTTTCTCTCGCTGGAATCCATAAGATAGTGATTGCTGACTTGGGTTCACGGCAGGATCTCCTCCTGGCTGCAGTCTTGGGTTGACCCCATCGGGCCTCGTGCGCGCAACGTATCCCTTTGACGCGGTGACGCATGCGCAAATGGGTCGCATTCGTCCTCGTGGGCTGTGGCGGGGGTCATCCTTGGGCTGGGAATTTCCGCTCGCGGCTGCAGAGACCCTGCTGGAGCGTTTTGGTAAACGCTTTCGTGTGGATGAGGAGCTCCTGCGCTGGCTGCATTGGCATCGTCATCCCTTACCGCCTTTGCCACACCACCGCGAGTTGATCGCTCATGCTGATCTGAATCAACCGTTGGCAGATGGCCGCCGGCCTCTTCCCCATCAGCGCTCCGGTGCCCGTTGGCTGCTCGCCCGTCGGGGAGCGCTTCTGACCGACGAGATGGGGCTCGGTAAAACCCTCACGGCCCTGTTGGCAGCGCGAGCGCTTGTGCGTGTGGTCCCTCTGCGCCTGCTGGTTGTGGCTCCAGTAGGGCTGCATCCCCATTGGCAACGGGAAGCGTCGGCCGTTGATCTTGAGGTGTGCTTGCACAGCTGGGCACGCCTGCCGAGCGACCTTCCCGAAGCAGGAACCATCATGGTGGTGGATGAAGCGCACTACGCCCAGACGATGCAGGCGCAGCGCACCCAGGCTCTGCTGCGGTTAGCCCGCCATCCGCGCTTGCGTGCGATTTGGATGCTGACGGGAACTCCCGTTCGCAACGGCAGACCGATTCAGCTTTACCCCCTGCTCGCTGCGATCGACCATCCTCTCGCTCGTGATCAGCGCTCCTTTGAGGAGATGTTTTGTCAGGGCCACTGGAGCGAACGGGGAGGACAGCGACGTTGGCGCGTGGATGGAGCCAGTCGTCTCGAGGAGTTGCGACGTCTGACCAGGCCACTGGTGCTTCATCGCCGCAAGCAGCAGGTGCTGGGTCTGCCTCCGAAGCGTCGCTCCTTTCAATCTGTGGCACTGGAGTCCACGCAGGCCCGTGGAATGGACCATCGGCTTGCCTTGGTGGTCGAGGACTATCGCCGTCGGGTCAGGGCCGGAGTTGTGCGTTCCGATGCCGAATCACTTGCGGTGTTGACGTCATTGCGTTTGATTGCCGCGGAATTCAAGTTGCCGGCGGCTGAACGGCTCGTGCAACACCTGCGGTCGCAGGGTGAATCCGTTGTGCTGTTCAGCTCATTTGTGGCGCCCCTCATGCTGTTGCAGCAACGTTTGGGTGGGGAGTTGCTCACCGGTCGGCAGAAACCGGAGGAGCGTCAGATGGCTGTGGATCGCTTTCAGGACGGATCGACGGATCTGCTGCTGGCGACCTACGGAGCTGGTGGCCTGGGATTCACGCTTCACAGGGCCCGTCAGGTGGTGCTGTTGGAGCGCCCCTGGACTCCTGGCGATGTCGATCAGGCCGAGGATCGCTGCCATCGGCTGGGAATGGATGGAGAACTCGTCAGCCATTGGCTTCAACTCGGTCCAGCGGACCAACTCGTGGATGGACTGGTGGCCAGCAAAGCCAGTCGTATCGAGCTGCTGATGGGTGCGCGACGGGTGAGTGTTGAACGTCAGTCGTTGCCGGCAATGGTGGCCCGCAGTTTGCAGGACTGCTGACGCACGCTGAGTTCGTGCAGCAGCATCGGATCGGGCTTTTGTTGACCCTTCTTGAGCAAGCGTGCGGCCTTGGCCACATCGTTGCAGGCCTCTTCAGGCCTCTTCATCAGGTTGAAGATCAATGATCGATCCACCAGGGGGGCCGGATTGCTGCGGTGAGCGCGAACCACCAAATTGCAGCGATCCAAGGCGGCATCCAAGCGTTTGAGGTTGAGATTTTCCAGACACTCGGAAGCTGCCACTTCAGCGGCTTCAGTTGGAGCGGTTTGATTGGATTGCTTCCCGCAGCCCATGCTGCTGATCAGCAACCCACCGAGGACAAGGCTGGAAACGAGCCGCATCAGTAGCTGTAACGATCATCAGCATCCCAGTTGGGGATCTCTTCGCTGCCACTGGAGCTGCTGGTTGCTTGGGGGGAAGCGGATGCACGGCCTGATCGACCGAACAGATCGCCGAGGTATCTGCCGCAATCAGGGAAGTTGCCAGGATCTTCAACCACTGCTTCGGTGATCATCACAGCCGCATGTTTGGGGGAAGTTTTGAACAGGCCGCTTCCTTGCCTCTTGATCAGCGCGTAGGAGGCTTCCCAGCTCACGTTGTGGTTGTTGCCGTTGCTGCGCATGTAGCAGTAAACCTGCGCACCTTTACCGGCAGGACCGTTGGCTGCGGCCTGAGCTGGAGCCGCTGACCACAGCATGCCTGCCATTGGCAGCAGCAGGGCAAGGCGCATGGGGAGGCTGGCCATCGGTAGACAGTTATTGCGATCTGCGCCAACGTATCGATTCTTGATTCGCTGTCCAGAGGTGGATCAGGAATTGCCGAGGCCCAGTGGCGCCAGCAATTTCACCACCAGGGGCAGCACCAGAAGCACCGTGATCAGCCGGACGGCATGCAGTGCTGCCACGGCTGCTCCAACCCCGTAATCAGCGCCGACCAGACTCATGCCACTGATGCCTCCGGGCGCCGCACCCAGCAAGGTGATCAAGGGGTCCACCCCCAAGAGTCTGCTGGTCCACAGACCGATCACAATCCCGGTGAGCACCAGGGTCACCGTGATCAGCACCGCAGGTCTCCAGAGATCCTGCAGTTGATCGAGGGAGGCCCGGGTCAGACCAGTGCCGATCACAGTGCCGATGCCGATCTGCAGAGCCGTTCGCGTGCCGTTGGGCCACTCCGCCACCTCCACGCGCCCACTCGTGCTTACCAGGGCGGCTCCGATCAGAGCTCCGGCGAGCGGCGCCGCAGGAAGCCCTGTTTTGAGTGCCAGCAATCCAAAAATCGTGCCTGCCAGGACGTAGACCAGCAGGGTTAACGGAGAAGCCAACACATCAAACTCCCAGCGGGTGGTGGATCAATCTCTGTCCACAGTCGCATCACCTGATGCGCGACTTGAGGGTCTGTCTTGCATGTGTTGTGATCTGGCCATCACTGTTCTTTTCCCGGATGACCCAGTCCGTGTCTTTCCGTATCACCCGAACGGCAGAGGATGTCGCTCAGACGCTCAACGCCTTGTCTCAACGCCTGATCAGATTGGAGCAACGCCTGGAGAGTGTTGAACTGCAGATGAAGCAGCAACGCAGCGAAGCGCAGACGATGCCTGCCGAAGAGCTGCATCGCCTGGATGGTGTCGATCAGTTGCTGCTGGAGTGTCAGGAGCTGCTTGGTCGTTCAGAACACCAGCTGGATGAACCGGACGTGGATCTGGCCGCATGAGGCTGGTCAGGGGTGGCAAAATAAAAAGAAAGCCAACCATGGCCCTCACTACTTGCTCCACATCTGGTATCCGCGGTTCCGGAAACGTTCCGCGACCAGGCTGTTCCTCCTCCGGTCTGCCCATGCCAGGAAACCGTCGCAGCTTCTTTGAAGGTGGTCATCAGCTTGAAAAGCTGGAGTTCGCCCTCGCTGTTGCGATCACCCGCGGCGACGAAAACCGATCTGAACTTCTTCGGGCTCAGATTGCCGAGCTGGGTGGCAACGTTGAAGAGCCAGGAACCTGACGCCTAGGCCTGAAATTCATCATTGAACGAGTGCGTGTTCAAAGCGCCCGATGAATCTTTGTTGTGGGCTGTTCTTGGTGATGTTTTGTTGATATACTTCTTGCAAGTGGAAAAAGTAAAGACATGGTTGCCACACTATTGAAGTCTTCAATTCAGGGAAAGACTTCGAGTCCTTCACGTGACCATTGCCTGAAGCTTGCTGAACAGCATTACTCAGAAGCGCGTTCCAACGCAGAAGCAGGTCTGGTTTCTGAATCCGCTCAGTTGATTCTCAAGGCTCTTGATCAGGAACGTCGTGCAGGAGGCGTGGGCCCCCAGGTCATGCAATTGATCAAACCCCGTGCTTCATGGGGCAACCGTAGTTGAGTCTGATTAGAATCTTTAAAGCAAGCGGGTGACCGGACTCGAACCGGCGACGTTCAGCTTGGGAAGCTGACATTCTACCACTGAATTACACCCGCACTCCGGGCATGATGGTATCTCATGCCCTTAATCAACGATCTGCTCAATCGTGATTGTTTCAGCTGTTCAGTGCTGAAGATGCTGCACTGAGCCCTGCTCCCATCGTGCCTTTATGCAAACCCAGAGACTGCAGAACTGATTCGATTGCGGCCACAGCTGTAAGCACATCGCGATCACAGACAAATCCAAGATGGCCGATGCGGAACACATGACCCTTGAGATGGTCCTGACCGCCAGCCAGCAGGATGTCGAATCGCTCCTTGACGGCTTTGCGAAGCTGCTCAGCATCGATCCCATCGGGTGCCACAGCTGTGATTGCAGGGCTTCCGTAGCCTTCAGCCGCGAAGAGCGGTAGGCCGATGGCTTTCATCGCTGCAGTCGCTGCGGCCCGATGGCGTGCGTGCCGGGCAAAGATCGCTTCCAGTCCCTCCGCCTGCATCATCTCCAGAGCCGCATCCAGGGCGAAATAGAGATTCACTGCTGGCGTGAACGGGTTGCTGTTCTTGGCCGCCGTTTTCCGATAGGGACCGAGATCCAGATAGAACTTGGGCAAGTCGGACCGTTCGTAGGCGGCCCAGGCCCGATCGCTCATGGCCACGAAGCTTAGGCCCGGGGGCATCATGTACCCCTTCTGGGAGCCTGAGGCCACCACGTCCAAGCCCCAGGCATCCATGGGAACGTTGGTGGCGCCAAGGCTCGTGACGCAGTCGGCGATGGTGAGCGCCTCACCATGAGCCTTCACATGGCTGCTGATGGTCTGCAGGTCGTTGATCACTCCGGTGGAGGTTTCGGAGTGCGTGAGGATCACCGCCTTGATGGCTTTGTCGGTATCGGCCTCGAGCGCTTTGCGGAATGCGTCGGGGTCGAGAGGCTGTCCCCAATCGGCCTTGATCACGTCCACCTCGAGTCCGTAGGCCCGCGCCACCTTCACCCAGCGTTCACCGAACTTGCCGTTGTCTCCGCAGAGCACACGATCGCCGCGGCTCAGGGTGTTGATGATGCCGGCTTCCATGGCTGCCGTCCCGCTTCCGGTGATCACCAGCACGTCGCTGCTGGTCTGATGCAGCCAGCGCAATTGGGCATTGGTGCGCTCCACCACGGCCTGGAATTCCCCGCTGCGGTGACCGATCGGGTGTCGTCCCATGGCCTTGAGCACCGTTTCGGGCACCGGGGTAGGCCCGGGAATCATCAGGGTCAGCTTGTCCTGCACGGCCTCTGGAGTGCCAATCCTCCATCCTAAAAAACAACCCGCTGCCCTTCTCTGTTATCGCTGCCCCTGTTCTTGATTCCGGATCCGGGCTCACCCTGCCGGTGTGGGTGGCAGCGGCAGCTTGCGCTGCCACCCAGGTGTTGCTGGGAGATCCAGCTCCTGCTCGCGTCAGCTTGCAGATTCCTGGGGAGTCCGAGCCCCGCAGCGTGCCGGTCCAGACCGCGAGTTGCATTCGCGATGGTGCCCAGGCTCTGGCCATCAGTGTTTGTGACCCTGGTCCTGGCCTCGATCTCACCCGTGGTCTTGAAATCTGGGTGCATGCTTGCTGGGGCCCTGCTGATCAAGGCTGGCTGACGCTGAAGGCCGGAGCGGGGGTTGGTCGTCTCGAAACCGACGGCTCCCTGTGCATTTCAGGGTTCGCCCGGGATCTGCTGGAGTGCAATCTCCGGAACCTTGTGCCCAGCGGCCAGTGTTTGGAGCTTGAGGTGGTGCTGCCTAGGGGACGAGCGTTGGCGCAACGCACGAGCAACGCCGCCTTCGGGGTGGTGGAAGGCCTGGCGCTCATCGGCACGCAAGCGGAGGTGCAAGCCAGTGCGTCGCCGGATCAGCTTCAGAGCGCTCTCGTGCGTCTGCGCACGCTGGTGGAGGCGTCTGATTTCGAGGGGCGGCTGACGCTGGTGATCGGCGAGAACGGTCTTGATCTGGCTCGATCTCTTCACCTCTCGGCCCATCAGCCTCAGCTGAAGGCCGGCAACTGGGTAGGCCCGCTGTTGGTGGCTGCCGCCGAAGCGGGGGTGCAGGAGCTTCTGCTCTTCGGTTACCACGGGAAACTGGTGAAGCTGGCCGGCGGCATCTTCCACACCCATCACCATCTGGCGGATGGGCGTCTGGAGGTGCTG
Coding sequences within it:
- a CDS encoding alanine--glyoxylate aminotransferase family protein — encoded protein: MQDKLTLMIPGPTPVPETVLKAMGRHPIGHRSGEFQAVVERTNAQLRWLHQTSSDVLVITGSGTAAMEAGIINTLSRGDRVLCGDNGKFGERWVKVARAYGLEVDVIKADWGQPLDPDAFRKALEADTDKAIKAVILTHSETSTGVINDLQTISSHVKAHGEALTIADCVTSLGATNVPMDAWGLDVVASGSQKGYMMPPGLSFVAMSDRAWAAYERSDLPKFYLDLGPYRKTAAKNSNPFTPAVNLYFALDAALEMMQAEGLEAIFARHARHRAAATAAMKAIGLPLFAAEGYGSPAITAVAPDGIDAEQLRKAVKERFDILLAGGQDHLKGHVFRIGHLGFVCDRDVLTAVAAIESVLQSLGLHKGTMGAGLSAASSALNS
- a CDS encoding serine protease inhibitor codes for the protein MSSQNSMLPRREPIRRAHAVGRQDTGLLRGVMAAAAAALVSGAFLLAPEQPEQQASICQQHHSVDACRVW
- a CDS encoding AbrB family transcriptional regulator, with amino-acid sequence MASPLTLLVYVLAGTIFGLLALKTGLPAAPLAGALIGAALVSTSGRVEVAEWPNGTRTALQIGIGTVIGTGLTRASLDQLQDLWRPAVLITVTLVLTGIVIGLWTSRLLGVDPLITLLGAAPGGISGMSLVGADYGVGAAVAALHAVRLITVLLVLPLVVKLLAPLGLGNS
- a CDS encoding DUF6554 family protein encodes the protein MASLPMRLALLLPMAGMLWSAAPAQAAANGPAGKGAQVYCYMRSNGNNHNVSWEASYALIKRQGSGLFKTSPKHAAVMITEAVVEDPGNFPDCGRYLGDLFGRSGRASASPQATSSSSGSEEIPNWDADDRYSY
- the cbiD gene encoding cobalt-precorrin-5B (C(1))-methyltransferase CbiD codes for the protein MAAPVLDSGSGLTLPVWVAAAACAATQVLLGDPAPARVSLQIPGESEPRSVPVQTASCIRDGAQALAISVCDPGPGLDLTRGLEIWVHACWGPADQGWLTLKAGAGVGRLETDGSLCISGFARDLLECNLRNLVPSGQCLELEVVLPRGRALAQRTSNAAFGVVEGLALIGTQAEVQASASPDQLQSALVRLRTLVEASDFEGRLTLVIGENGLDLARSLHLSAHQPQLKAGNWVGPLLVAAAEAGVQELLLFGYHGKLVKLAGGIFHTHHHLADGRLEVLVAQGVKQGLPGDRLRGLLAAASLEEAFRWLADQDRDQAAALWQSVAAAVEERGLAYLTRYGCSGMGVGAALFNRQRQLRWAGPCGQEMLKRCGVLLYAEGSAADSAVTRSTAHGRDVTGSE
- a CDS encoding HNH endonuclease, which encodes MHNRDAVFLEDLCPKLRVRRWRQSLHTYTGKSCIYCGKPSESIDHVLPRSRGGLSITENCVPACLSCNGHKSDADAFDWYRRQRFYDPRRAMAIRAWMDGDLRLALRLLQWAQPDLQQTTANATNADSPLTNPQDDSDWAFQAA
- a CDS encoding DEAD/DEAH box helicase; this translates as MGRIRPRGLWRGSSLGWEFPLAAAETLLERFGKRFRVDEELLRWLHWHRHPLPPLPHHRELIAHADLNQPLADGRRPLPHQRSGARWLLARRGALLTDEMGLGKTLTALLAARALVRVVPLRLLVVAPVGLHPHWQREASAVDLEVCLHSWARLPSDLPEAGTIMVVDEAHYAQTMQAQRTQALLRLARHPRLRAIWMLTGTPVRNGRPIQLYPLLAAIDHPLARDQRSFEEMFCQGHWSERGGQRRWRVDGASRLEELRRLTRPLVLHRRKQQVLGLPPKRRSFQSVALESTQARGMDHRLALVVEDYRRRVRAGVVRSDAESLAVLTSLRLIAAEFKLPAAERLVQHLRSQGESVVLFSSFVAPLMLLQQRLGGELLTGRQKPEERQMAVDRFQDGSTDLLLATYGAGGLGFTLHRARQVVLLERPWTPGDVDQAEDRCHRLGMDGELVSHWLQLGPADQLVDGLVASKASRIELLMGARRVSVERQSLPAMVARSLQDC